One Cucurbita pepo subsp. pepo cultivar mu-cu-16 chromosome LG20, ASM280686v2, whole genome shotgun sequence genomic window carries:
- the LOC111782796 gene encoding malonyl-CoA:anthocyanidin 5-O-glucoside-6''-O-malonyltransferase-like — protein sequence MVEKLIVVFTWAQRRKFVGNIYPILPLVPQLPVSHDRAAVIAVQVTIFQNKGFSIGITNHHAVVDGKTSTSFIKLWAQISMDESSVPITELMPVYDRSVIDDPKGLAKIYASAWLNQEGPDNRSLNLKLPKTKPGLIRRTFEFTHQNLQKLKQWILKKNDVQMSSFVVATAYLCVCTAKLDGLRDGNLLFVFGADARSRLKPPVPLNYFGNCLVGSFLSIERIELLGENGIALACEQISKAIKNLEEGAFKGEENLGAIMSESTNDYSKSHAISLSGSPRFGVYNVDFGWGKPMKVEIVSAESPLVFSLSDSKNSDVGMEIGVVKERDQMEAFAALFNEGFEAL from the exons ATGGTAGAAAAATTGATAGTAGTTTTTACTTGGGCACAGCGTAGAAAATTTGTCG gaaacatatatccgatcttacCTCTTGTCCCCCAATTGCCTGTTTCTCATGATCGTGCTGCAGTGATTGCCGTTCAG GTCActatatttcaaaacaaaggGTTTTCCATTGGAATAACCAATCACCATGCAGTTGTAGATGGAAAAACCTCAACTTCATTTATCAAGTTATGGGCTCAAATTAGCATGGACGAATCATCTGTTCCAATCACCGAGCTGATGCCAGTCTATGACAGATCGGTTATTGATGATCCAAAAGGTCTTGCCAAAATCTATGCAAGCGCATGGCTGAACCAAGAAGGACCCGACAACAGGAGCTTAAACCTTAAACTACCCAAAACTAAACCTGGTTTGATCCGAAGAACTTTTGAGTTTACACACCAAAACCTGCAGAAGCTAAAGCAAtggattttgaagaagaatgatgtGCAAATGTCTTCATTTGTAGTGGCAACGGCTTATCTGTGTGTATGTACAGCCAAGTTGGATGGTTTAAGAGATGGAAATTTGTTGTTCGTATTTGGTGCTGATGCTAGATCTCGTTTAAAGCCACCAGTGCCTTTGAATTACTTTGGAAATTGCTTGGTTGGTAGCTTTCTTTCCATTGAAAGAATTGAGCTTTTGGGTGAAAATGGAATAGCTTTGGCTTGTGAACAGATCTCGAAAGCTATTAAGAATTTAGAAGAAGGAGCTTtcaagggagaagaaaatttgGGTGCAATTATGAGTGAATCGACCAATGATTATTCCAAATCACACGCCATTTCTCTTTCTGGGTCACCTAGATTTGGAGTTTACAATGTAGATTTTGGGTGGGGAAAGCCAATGAAGGTGGAAATAGTGTCAGCTGAATCACCATTAGTGTTTTCTTTGAGTGATAGCAAAAATAGCGATGTGGGAATGGAGATTGGAGTGGTTAAAGAGAGAGATCAAATGGAAGCTTTTGCTGCTCTGTTTAATGAAGGTTTTGAAGCTCTTTGA